Below is a genomic region from Triticum dicoccoides isolate Atlit2015 ecotype Zavitan chromosome 5A, WEW_v2.0, whole genome shotgun sequence.
ctctttgtccatggttaggaaacataaccatctttgattaacgagctagtaaagtagaggcatactagtgacactctgtttgtctatgtattcacacatgtattatgtttccggttaatacaattatagcatgaataataaacatttatcatgaaataaggaaataaataataactttattattgcctctagggcatatttccttcactggtaccgaagatacggcacctccgcgatctgcacacgttcggctcggtgacgtcccgcaaactcatgatccagtagagcttcgagggagagcttcgtcagcacaacgacgtgatgacggtgatgatgttgctaccagaacagggcttcgcctaagcaccgctacgatattaccgaggtggattatggtggagggggcaccacacacggctaaagatcaatgatcaacttgtgtgtccatggggtgccccactcccccgtatataaaggagtggaggagggggagggggccggcctctctaggcgcgccccaaggagtcctactcccaccgggagtaggattccccccttccctttgttggttctagaagagggaagaagaaaggaaaggggggccggcccccctcccaatacggattgggcttggggggcgcccccctcctttgcttcttttccctttcttccactaaggcccgataaggcccatatacctcccagggggttccgataacgGGAGGTCCTATTGGACGCATTCTGCGTCAAGTAATCGGGCGTTCGCACAGGGGGTTTCATTTGTGGGCTTACTGGGCCGGGATGCGCTGGTTTCTCTTTTTCGTTGTTTCGCGCGCGTTTCTCTGGTTTGCTCGTTCTTTGAAAACTGTTTCTGCTGTTTCACGTGATGTACTGCTTCTGTTGTTTCTCTCTGTTTTTACTGTTTGTCAAAGGAAGGACAGTTCCAATAAAAGAGAAAACTAATGACAATCTTGTTTCTATTTGTGAAACTTGACAAACAGTAGTAAAAGAAGAGTTCCAAAAGTCCAAGAAAGTATCAGTATAGGAGCAGGAAAAAACATACAAAAAACTATATGGAAATAAGAATATAAATATTTGAGCTACTTTACAAACTTATTCTGCAGATTTAAACCTTCTTTACAATTGAACATAATGCAAGAATGTTAAACAAACAACGGATTAGTTTCCTCATGGTACTGTTCCTTTGAGTTGAAAAAAAATCTTGCGTTGGGACCCTTGAGAATAAAAAAGGGAAATATGTTTCCCAAAGAAATCGGTTGCTCGTTTACAAAACCGTTTCAGCTGTTTCCGGACATTGTTTATAGTTGAAGGTCTTGCAAAGAAACTATCACTAGACCAGCAAGAGGAAAAAAAGATAGCTCTATCGTTAAGGAAACATTTTTCCCATGGAAGTATTCCTTTGAGTTGAATCTTGTAGTGCAACTTCCCTTGAAGGTGACAGTATTAATGAGAGCCTTGAGAATAAAAAGAAGAAATATGTTAATTGGAAATACAGGTGCAAAACATTTCATCATTGGGATTCTTTTGGGTGAACCCTGTTACACTAACTAATAAGAATAATGAGACCCTTGAGAATAGATATGGAGCATATACAGACTGCTGATTTCAGAAGTTACCTGAGGTTATTGTCATATGCAGAACGAGTAAAGATTGGCCTTCAAAGCTTCACTTGAATATGTGGAAATCCTGTTGAAACATATACGGGATTAGAAGAAAATAATTTCACTGTTCGGTATGAAAGAACAGGCTCTAAGAAAATAACATCTCTTTTCTGTCATTGGGAGACAAATAAATAGAGAACTTACATGTCTCTGCAGGAAAGAAGTTACTAACGGCAGCTGAATTTCCTTGTCCTTGCAAGTTACAATCTCAAAAAGGAATTTTTGACGTAGAGCTTGTAAATCATCATACAGTATTTTAGAAAAAGTGTTATTTAATTCCTAATATGTTCCAATTAATGACCAAAAAAGGAAACATATGTCTATCGCTTACATTAGAGAACCCCTCCAAATCGAGACCTTTGTACTTGCTAACATACTGAAGAAGGAAAATTCTTGAGTCATACTTGTGAAACAAAAATAATAGCACAATCAGTTCCATACTTAGGATGGAAATTATTGTGAATTAAAATACTTTTAATCTGCCTTTTTAGGAgaaagaaccaaaaagttgttggtGGCTTGTACAAATCTTGTAAAAGGGGAGAGTTCTATGGAAAACACACCTGAAATTGACCTTGGGAGCTGGTACAAATCTTGATTCAAAATTTCCTATGTTGAAAGAACTAGAATTTCCGTATGTAGCAGCAAACAAAACCTTGAAGTTGTAGATAACAGCACTAATTGTTGGTAGAAATGTATCGCCACTGTAGTACGGGTTCATGATATCAAAAAATTTGACTATGAAATTAGCAATGATTAAAATCCATTGTTTTTCCTTGAATACGGGCATTTTTACCTAGGGCATTGTGGAAAGTTACAATCTATTAGTGTAACCTCTTTAAAGAAGAAAAATCTATAAGAGCGATTTGTACAAAAGAACTTATCTTACCAAGGAAGCATTCAATAAACTGAAGCCAACATTACTTTCCTGTAAGATTAGTTGGTTTGCAGGATCTGAATGATTTAGCATTGGGTTCATTAGCTTCTCCTGCATGTTTGTTTCCCAGAAAATGATTGATAGTTAAAAAAAAGGAAATATCGATGATGTGAAAACGAAAACCGAGGAAAAGATTTCAAAATATAGGCTGACCATGTCGTCAATGCTAACTATGTGCTCCACTATTTCGCTGTTTCGTAGGAGGCCTTTTCTTCCTCGGTCCAGCTGGCCTTTGTTCTTTAGTTTTGAAAAACAGCCAATAACCCGAGGGTTTATCCAACCACCAGGCTTGAATGATAGAGTTATAGTTTTCTGATCCACCCAAACTCCTTCAATCTCAAATATCATTTGGCTGTTCATGGCAGAAGAACATCATGAAGAAAAGTAAAAAGTAAATCATGAGAAAATAGTATGGATAGCATATAAAAACTGTTTATGTTTGAATTATGTAGAACATATCACATAAAAAATCATATGCTTTTTGTACATACCTGTAAGTTAATTTGGGAAGAAGTCCAACCAATGTTTGGTAGAAATCATTCTCTATTCCATCTCAAAAGATGACCTGCTTACCAGCCTTTTGGGGTTCTTGAATTACTAGTGTCGTTGAAGAAAAATGTTTACAACATTCTGAATATAACAATGTTCCTTGAATAATGTTCCCTCAATAATGTTCCGAAAAACATTAAATGTTTATCAAAATAAAAAATACTCTCTGAAGTTTAAAAATGTTCTTCAAGTCAAATAATTTCCTCGGCATCAACAATTATTTGGGGATCATTATTAAAGAAACATTATTCAGGGAACATTATTGGGGGAACAAAATAaattgaacatttatttggggaacATTattaaaggaaaagaaagaaataaTGTTCTAAAAAAATCACTAcatgttttaaaaaaaatgttctctGAAGTTTAAAAATGTTCTTCGAGTCAAATAATATTTCCTCGGCATCAACAAATATTGAGGGAACATTATTTGGACAACACTATTAAAGAAACATTATTTAGGGAACATTATTGGGGGAACAAAAAAGTTGAACATTATTTGGGGAACATTATTAAAGGAACATTAATCAGGGAACATTATAGGGGAACTATAATTCCCTGATTAATAAAAAAATGAACATTTGACTAGGGCACATTATTAAAGGGACATTCtttagcaaaaaaataaaaaatttgttttTCAAAATTAAATATTGTTCTCTTAAGTAAAAACATGTTCTTCAAGACAAATAATGTTTCCTCGGCATCAACAATAAAATGGGACATGGAAAAAATGTTCCCCAAAATAATGTTCTCTAAAATaatgaaaaacagaaaaatgtTCCCTAAATAATGCTTGTCAGGAAATGTTTGCTGGTGCCAAGAAATTTCTCTTGGAAAATCTTCCCTAAAGTCTaaaaaaataaatgttatttgaatATGTTCCCTCAATAATTAAAAGAAATCCTAGAAAAATGTTGACATCATGAAGTAATCATACacctaaaaaaatcctagaaaaatgccCTCTAAAATACTGATATCTAAAATAATGTTGCCAAAAAATGTTTTTTAAATAATGTTCCTTGGAAAATGTTCCCTGGTTAATAAAAAAATGAATATTTAACTGGGGAACAATATTTAAGGGACATTCTTCAAGGGACATTATTGGGGGAACAAGTATTGCTCCGATGATAACTGAATAATGTTCATTTTAAATAACATTATTGGGGGAAACTAGTATTAAATAATGTTCTCGGAAGTATAAAAATGTTCTTCAAGTCATATAATTTTTCATCGGCATCAACAATTAAAATGGGACTTGAAAAAAATGTTTCTTGAATAGTGTTCTCTAAAATAATGATATACTGAAAAATGTTCTCTAAAAAAATGTTGCTTGGCATCAACAATTAAATGATACTTGAAAAAATTGTTCTGTAAAAAAATGTTCACTAGGAATAGGGAAGATGAATGGCAAGATTGGCCCCATGTTAGATATATGTCCATTTGTATCCTTCGCTCGAGTCCATGATTTCTAATTTGTTAGATACGAACGGTTTTGACCAAAAAAAACATTGCTAGGAAGGAGCGAAAAAAATGTTCTAGTCCAAACAAACTATAGTCATAACCCGTGTGTGCGCTTTTATGAGAAAAAAACATTATGTGGGTCCAAAAACAGATTTCCCAATAAATAACCCGAGCAAGTGCATAATGACATTATGAGATCCCCTAAGAATTCTTCTATTACAAACAGACTGAAGTTTTCATGAGAGTCATGCTGTTGATATATATTCCCCAAAAAAATGGAAGTACAATAAGAAAAATGAGAAAAACGCTACTTAAATGTATATTAAAGAAATGTT
It encodes:
- the LOC119301179 gene encoding uncharacterized protein LOC119301179 — its product is MNSQMIFEIEGVWVDQKTITLSFKPGGWINPRVIGCFSKLKNKGQLDRGRKGLLRNSEIVEHIVSIDDMEKLMNPMLNHSDPANQLILQESNVGFSLLNASLVKMPVFKEKQWILIIANFIVKFFDIMNPYYSGDTFLPTISAVIYNFKVLFAATYGNSSSFNIGNFESRFVPAPKVNFRISTYSSEALKANLYSFCI